The Drosophila gunungcola strain Sukarami chromosome 2R unlocalized genomic scaffold, Dgunungcola_SK_2 000006F, whole genome shotgun sequence sequence AGTTCGTTCTGGATCTTCTGGATGCGTTCCTTGGCCTCCAGCACGTTCTCCTTTTGCCGGTGATGACGATCACCTCGTTGGTATCACCCTCGGCGGGCAGATCGATCTTGGTCTGAGTCTCGTCGCGGATCTTCTTGATATTGGCGCCACCCTTGCCGATGACGAATTTGTGGAACTGCTTGAAGATGGGCACCTCGATGATGTGCGACGATTCTTGGATCTCCTTGACCAGCTTGAGCAGGTCCTTGTGGCACTTGTCCACATCCTCCTTGGGGCCGCGCAGCTTCACGATGTCGGTGTTCTCCTGCGGTGTGGGTATCGTGATCGTCACCTGGCGGTAGCGGTCCTTCACCTCACGAATCTTCTCGCCCTTCGCTCCGATGATGGAACGGTGCAGACGGCGGTCAATGATGACGTCCTTCGATTTTTCGTTTTCAAGTTTGTCGATTTTTTCTTGTAATTCAAGCTGCGCCTGCCGCACACCCTCCTTGGGTCCCTCGATGCGGATGTTGTTCTGGCCCTCGCGCTCCTCGATGTTGATGTTCACCTTCAGCTCATCCTTCAGTCGGTTCACATTGGCGCCAGCCTTGCCGATGATGTGCTTGTAGTACGAGGGATTGACCGTCATCACTTCGAACGTGAAGTTCTCCTCGTAGTTGCTGATGATCTCGGTCAGGTAGGAGACGGCCCTGTCCACGTTTTCGGGATCGCCCTCCAACTTGATCTTATCCTCCAAGCAGTTCACGTTCACATTGGGGCAATTCTCCTCCAGCTGCTTCATGTTGGCACCCTTGCGTCCGATCACGTACTTGTGGATCCAGTGCGGCGCATTGATCTCCACCGACTTGACCGAGTTGGCCTTTTGGTAGACAACGGTCAGGGCATTACCCAGGGCCACCTGCGGTCCACGCAGCGTGATCGTCTCCAAGGTGGAGTCGTTGGGCGGCATCTCCACGGACACACCGGTCAACTGCAGAATTTCGGCGATGGTGGAGCCCTTGGGGCCGATGACGTAGCGGTGCTGCGCCTTGGCCACCTCCACACTGACCGTGGAGCACTTCTTCTCCATCTCCTTGTAGATGGCCTCCACTTTGGCTTTGGCCGCTGCGACGGCGTCCTTCTCGCCAGAGATGATGATCTCATCCTTCTGTACCTGCTGTGGCGGCACGTTGATCTTGGCGCCCGTCTCCTCCTGCAGCTTGTTGAGGTTCTCGCTGTAGGGGCCCACGATGAAGGGGTGGTAGATCTTGGGCACCGTGGTGCGATCCGCAAATTTCTTGTACTGCTCGGCGGACAGCTGGCGGATCTCTTGCTCGGCCTGAGCAATGCCCTCCTTGGTGCCGGCGATGGTGATGAACTCGCTCTCATCGCCCTGGCTGGGGATGTTGATGCGCGTGGAGGTGGTGCGTTCGAGTTCACGCAACCGCTGGCCACCCTTGCCGAGGATGACACGGTAGTGCTCTCGCGGAACGGTCACCTGGCGGCTGGCCTGCGTCGAGAAGCCCATCAGGATCTTGCGGCGGGCATCGAGCAGCTCGCTCTGCTTTCCCTTGATCAGGAACGTCAGCGACTGGTTCTTGCCGCTCACAATCTCGATTTGGGCGCCCGTCTCCTTGGTGATCTGCTGGCAAATACGCTTCGACTCGCCCTCTCCGAACTTCTCAGACTCCGTGGACTTGCGCTCCTCGCATGGGACATGCAAAACCTGTTGATCAATAGCAGTAGTGTTAGTATTTGATTAAGATGAATGTACACCCAACTATGAACATAAAACCTAATAGATTTCAGGCTTTGTACGTAAAACTTTAAACACTCTGTCCAATCTTACCTGCGTCTTCTGGGAGCTCGTCACACGGGCCAAAGTCGAGCTAGAAGCTCCGGATTGCGACGGCGCCGAGGTGTTTGCCGGCAGAGCCGGGAACAGGTCGTCGTAGCTGAAGGCGGGAGTGGCATTGCCAGTGCCGCCGCTAGTGGTGctagtgggcgtggccaccgAAGTGGGCGAGGATGGTTGCTGCTCGTTGGACACCTGCTCTTGGCCATTGATGAGGGCGATGGGTTGCTGCTCGATGGTAGTTGCTGCATGATGATTTTGAATTAGTAtttggcattttaaattttttaattctaaaaacTCACCGTTGTTAGATTCCTCCatcactgctgctgctgctgcttgcattacttaaaaaaagagaagagtCCTTTTTCGTTCCAAGTCGTTTACAGTACACTGAAAGTATAAAATCAGAGATATGTTATCAAATAGTGCTCAAAACGATTACACCATAGGGGACCCATGTTTATCAGCCGGCGATAAAGCCAGCGATTAGTCAGAAAGTTTCTGGGGGGATTATTAGAATGTCGGTCGATCAATCAGTTTAGAAAATGGTTGAAGAGCATTGTTTTGGCAAACACGGATTTCATACAGCCCGTTAAGCTTCAGTTTTCATCTCTTCCTGTTGTCAGTCGCCCACAGCCCTACCAAACTCACTGTGAGTTGATAAGTGCGACCCCTAAAGACCCGCATGTAGCTGCCACCCGCTGATAAGAAACTACGTACACAAATAGTGACTGCTTTGCTACAGTCAGCATATTAGAACAAAGATAATTCATTGGATATGCTGCGTGACTTTAAAACTATGCCGtctagatttttttttttttgaatctAAACGATTTAAACGGTTTAAACGATTCTAGAGAATTATTGTGTCTGAAAGGAATCTATACTTTACCATCGATttcaagcaatttaaaaaagagaacttaaaatctttcaaatccatttgctttataaataattcatcATCACGCACTTATTAGCAGATGAACTTTCTTTCggcttcatttttttttagattgcTGGAGAGCAGAACCAATTTGAGAGACCTTATTTTGCGGGCCGCCACTGTAAACAGTGCGTGTCCAAAGGGGGTGCGTCAAATGGATTTTCTAGCGCTGATAAACCGAAATAGATTCAGTTTCTAGACGGACTTACTGCGCCAGAAC is a genomic window containing:
- the LOC128254548 gene encoding LOW QUALITY PROTEIN: vigilin (The sequence of the model RefSeq protein was modified relative to this genomic sequence to represent the inferred CDS: inserted 1 base in 1 codon), giving the protein MQAAAAAVMEESNNATTIEQQPIALINGQEQVSNEQQPSSPTSVATPTSTTSGGTGNATPAFSYDDLFPALPANTSAPSQSGASSSTLARVTSSQKTQVLHVPCEERKSTESEKFGEGESKRICQQITKETGAQIEIVSGKNQSLTFLIKGKQSELLDARRKILMGFSTQASRQVTVPREHYRVILGKGGQRLRELERTTSTRINIPSQGDESEFITIAGTKEGIAQAEQEIRQLSAEQYKKFADRTTVPKIYHPFIVGPYSENLNKLQEETGAKINVPPQQVQKDEIIISGEKDAVAAAKAKVEAIYKEMEKKCSTVSVEVAKAQHRYVIGPKGSTIAEILQLTGVSVEMPPNDSTLETITLRGPQVALGNALTVVYQKANSVKSVEINAPHWIHKYVIGRKGANMKQLEENCPNVNVNCLEDKIKLEGDPENVDRAVSYLTEIISNYEENFTFEVMTVNPSYYKHIIGKAGANVNRLKDELKVNINIEEREGQNNIRIEGPKEGVRQAQLELQEKIDKLENEKSKDVIIDRRLHRSIIGAKGEKIREVKDRYRQVTITIPTPQENTDIVKLRGPKEDVDKCHKDLLKLVKEIQESSHIIEVPIFKQFHKFVIGKGGANIKKIRDETQTKIDLPAEGDTNEVIVITGXKENVLEAKERIQKIQNELSDIVTEEVQIPPKYYNSIIGTGGKLISSIMEECGGVSIKFPNSDSKSDKVTIRGPKDDVEKAKGQLLELANERQLASFTAEVRAKQQHHKFLIGKNGASIRKIRDATGARIIFPSNEDTDKEVITIIGKEDSVKKAREQLEAIIKECDEVTEGEVVVDPKHHKHFVAKRGFILHRISEECGGVMISFPRAGTNSDKVTIKGAKDCIEAARQRIEEIVADLEAQTTIEVVIPQRQHRTIMGARGFKVQQVTSEFDVQIKFPDRDATEPVEGLTNGGSGENGGEEGQEGEQETEAVEPVRQCDVIRITGRIEKCEAAKQALLDLIPIEEELTVPFDLHRTIIGPRGANVRQFMSKHDVHVELPPSELKSDVIKVSGTPAHVAEAREALEKMIEDYEADRADRELRSYVLQVDVDTEYHSKLIGRHGAVINKLRADHDVNISLPKRDDPNQRIISITGYQANAEAARDAILEIVGDLQTLYREVIEIDTRIHSHIIGHRGRTIRKVIEDYKVDIKFPSSDEAQSNPNAVTIIGKEEDVENAKEVLLGMAEDYERDYLENLPPSPPQPQTVGAFLSGSGSGSGAGGASENGFVMKDAPWEKQKQAKNLTAPNTQSQEDFPHFAAGGAPVATTPITSVWGPKN